The proteins below are encoded in one region of Halocatena salina:
- the gyrB gene encoding DNA topoisomerase (ATP-hydrolyzing) subunit B, translating to MSKNSEYGAVDIQVLEGLEAVRKRPAMYIGSTDSRGLHHLVHEVVDNAIDEALAGYCDSIEVTVHDDNSVTVADDGRGIPVDEHPEYERPALEVIMTVLHAGGKFDSKSYQVSGGLHGVGVSVVNALSKRLEVEVKRDGGVWTHAFDRGEPDIEAFERVRDLDPDEDTGTRIRFWPDEEIFETVTFSYSKLENRLRELAFLNSGVEITIRSEPEDREATFTYEGGIREFVAYLNETRSVLHDDIIYFTTEKQDVHAEVAIQATDDVQGSIHAFANNINTRDGGTHLTGFKTALTRVVNEYASSNGFLDDIDGNLKGEDIREGLTAVISVKHPDPQFEGQTKTKLGNSEVRGILESAVHQQFGTYLEEHPDTAASIVDKAVEAAKARIAAKKAEELTRRKSALATTSLPGKLADCQTQDPSEAELFVVEGDSAGGSAKQARDPERQAILPLFGKILNAEKRRLDRVLENEKIRSLITAIGTGIGEEFDLDGIRYGKIVIMTDADVDGAHIRTLYLTFLYRHMRPLIEEGHVYAAQPPLYRIRNNGETHDAMTEAEREQIVADVCGGSPDQVQRFKGLGEMNPEQLWETTMNPENRILKRITVDDAAAADRMFSVLMGEAVEPRKQFIKEHSTEAEWVDI from the coding sequence ATGTCGAAGAACTCTGAATACGGGGCCGTCGATATCCAAGTTCTCGAAGGGCTTGAAGCCGTTCGAAAGCGGCCCGCAATGTACATCGGGTCGACCGACTCGCGCGGATTACACCATCTCGTTCACGAAGTCGTCGACAACGCGATCGACGAGGCGCTCGCGGGGTACTGCGATTCGATCGAGGTGACAGTTCACGACGACAACTCCGTTACGGTCGCCGACGACGGGCGAGGGATCCCCGTGGACGAGCACCCTGAATACGAGCGGCCGGCGCTCGAAGTGATCATGACGGTGCTCCATGCAGGAGGGAAGTTCGACAGCAAGTCCTACCAGGTTTCTGGAGGACTCCACGGCGTCGGAGTCAGCGTCGTCAACGCGCTTTCGAAACGTCTCGAAGTCGAGGTCAAACGCGATGGCGGCGTATGGACGCACGCGTTCGACCGGGGAGAACCGGACATCGAGGCCTTCGAACGGGTCCGTGATCTCGATCCTGACGAAGATACGGGAACGCGGATTCGATTTTGGCCCGACGAAGAGATATTCGAAACGGTCACGTTCTCTTATTCGAAGCTCGAAAACCGGTTGCGTGAACTGGCGTTTCTCAACTCCGGTGTCGAAATCACGATCCGAAGCGAACCGGAAGACCGTGAAGCGACGTTCACCTACGAGGGCGGGATCCGCGAGTTCGTCGCGTACCTCAACGAAACCCGATCGGTGTTGCACGACGACATCATCTACTTCACGACCGAAAAACAGGATGTCCACGCCGAGGTGGCGATACAAGCGACCGACGACGTTCAAGGGTCGATTCACGCCTTTGCGAACAATATCAACACGCGAGACGGCGGAACACACCTCACCGGGTTCAAAACGGCGCTCACGCGGGTCGTAAACGAGTACGCCAGTAGTAACGGCTTTCTCGACGACATCGACGGTAATCTCAAAGGCGAAGACATCCGGGAGGGACTGACGGCTGTCATTTCAGTCAAACACCCAGATCCGCAGTTCGAGGGCCAAACCAAGACGAAGCTCGGAAACAGCGAAGTGCGGGGCATCTTAGAAAGCGCCGTTCACCAGCAGTTCGGAACGTATCTCGAAGAACATCCGGACACGGCCGCCAGTATCGTGGACAAGGCCGTCGAGGCGGCCAAAGCCCGTATCGCTGCAAAAAAGGCAGAGGAGCTTACCCGCCGGAAGAGCGCGCTAGCAACCACGTCACTCCCCGGAAAGCTCGCGGACTGCCAGACACAGGACCCATCGGAAGCGGAACTGTTCGTCGTGGAAGGCGACAGTGCTGGTGGGAGCGCCAAACAGGCGAGAGATCCGGAGCGTCAGGCCATTCTTCCGTTGTTCGGAAAGATCCTCAACGCCGAGAAACGACGGCTCGATCGGGTGCTCGAAAACGAGAAGATCCGAAGTCTCATCACCGCTATCGGAACCGGCATCGGAGAGGAGTTCGATTTGGACGGCATACGATACGGCAAGATAGTGATAATGACGGATGCGGACGTCGACGGTGCCCACATTCGGACGTTGTATCTGACGTTCCTCTACCGGCACATGCGGCCGCTGATCGAGGAGGGACACGTCTATGCGGCACAGCCACCGTTGTATCGGATTCGGAACAATGGTGAAACGCACGACGCGATGACTGAAGCCGAGCGTGAACAGATCGTTGCTGATGTGTGTGGGGGATCTCCGGATCAGGTCCAGCGGTTCAAGGGACTGGGTGAGATGAATCCCGAACAGCTGTGGGAGACGACTATGAACCCCGAAAACCGGATTTTAAAACGGATCACGGTGGACGATGCGGCCGCAGCCGATCGGATGTTCTCGGTGTTGATGGGAGAAGCGGTAGAGCCACGTAAGCAGTTCATCAAGGAGCATTCGACCGAAGCTGAATGGGTCGATATCTGA
- a CDS encoding DNA topoisomerase VI subunit B produces the protein MTSYQSELGGRTNVAEELAESQRSISIAEFFEKNKHMLGFDSGARGLVTAVKEAVDNALDATEEAGILPDIYVGIREEGDYYRVIVEDNGPGITKEQLPKVFGKLLYGSRFHVREQKRGQQGIGISAAVLYSQLTSGKPAMVTSRTEGDSAAQYFELIIDTDTNEPEISVDTTTTWDRPHGTRIELEMEANMRARQQLHDYIKHTAVVNPHARIEFEEPRERLKFERVTDQLPAETEEIRPHPHGIELGSLIKLLDETDSYSISGFLQDEFTRVGQKTADSIITAFVDRHFGRELSWRSPERSAIETAVTDAVTNKSDEATAAFAQRVGTAITERDRIAHHELVDIVANAAEHVKSESGATFGTAARKTTVGAVWSVLTDDIESDLYRIVDETTTSRKDTETIEGMARRIAVKFEDVERHRLRKETVASFVARAAEQTETHDGTAFGETAQENVVSGIWSVCRSIPDDPPEVRAVASDRDTASSLLEAMRETDILAPPTDCLAPITETLVEEGLRKEFNADFYASTTRDAEVHGGDPFIVEAGIAYGGEIKSEGRIDVLRFANRVPLVYQRGACATSDVIQDINWRNYELDQPGGSGTPNGPAVVMIHVASTNVPFTSESKDAIANVPEIEREIELALRSAARELKRYLKKRRTLEQRQRKRNVIADILPTMADKLADMTERESLAIEDSLARIMNNVLVERTVENDGVRLVVTNHSDSVAELALTDIVSVDPGDIENATVVEMDGEWFVKWDPSVRSGEQAAIEYDVNGNASFDISVEGIEPEKLSINA, from the coding sequence ATGACATCGTATCAATCGGAGCTCGGGGGGCGCACTAACGTCGCCGAGGAGTTGGCGGAGAGCCAGCGCTCCATCTCGATCGCCGAGTTCTTCGAGAAGAATAAGCATATGCTCGGATTCGACAGCGGGGCCAGAGGATTGGTCACGGCTGTCAAGGAGGCAGTAGATAACGCGCTCGATGCAACCGAAGAGGCAGGAATTCTCCCCGATATCTACGTGGGAATCAGGGAGGAAGGTGATTACTATCGGGTCATCGTTGAGGACAACGGTCCGGGAATCACGAAAGAACAGCTTCCGAAAGTGTTCGGGAAACTGCTGTACGGATCGCGGTTTCACGTTCGGGAACAGAAGCGAGGACAGCAGGGAATCGGGATCTCCGCAGCTGTGTTGTACTCCCAGCTCACGAGCGGCAAACCGGCGATGGTCACCTCCCGAACGGAAGGGGATTCGGCGGCTCAGTATTTCGAGTTGATCATCGATACGGACACGAACGAGCCGGAGATCTCCGTCGATACGACGACGACGTGGGATCGACCCCATGGGACGCGCATTGAACTGGAGATGGAAGCCAACATGCGCGCCCGCCAGCAGCTCCACGATTACATCAAACACACGGCAGTGGTCAATCCCCACGCTCGCATCGAGTTCGAGGAGCCACGCGAGCGGCTGAAGTTCGAACGTGTGACCGACCAGCTGCCCGCAGAAACCGAGGAGATCCGTCCCCACCCCCACGGTATCGAACTTGGTTCGCTCATCAAACTACTGGACGAGACAGATTCGTACTCTATCTCCGGATTTTTGCAAGACGAGTTCACTCGTGTGGGACAGAAGACCGCAGACTCGATCATCACCGCGTTCGTCGATCGTCATTTCGGACGAGAGCTGTCGTGGCGATCACCGGAGCGGTCGGCGATCGAGACGGCAGTCACCGACGCGGTGACGAACAAAAGCGACGAAGCGACAGCCGCGTTCGCCCAGCGCGTCGGAACGGCGATCACTGAACGCGACCGGATTGCACATCACGAACTCGTCGACATCGTGGCGAACGCAGCCGAACACGTCAAATCCGAATCCGGTGCGACGTTCGGCACGGCTGCACGGAAAACCACCGTTGGGGCAGTGTGGTCCGTGTTGACCGACGATATCGAATCGGATCTCTACCGGATCGTGGACGAAACGACCACGAGCCGAAAAGACACGGAGACGATAGAAGGGATGGCCCGGCGCATCGCCGTGAAGTTCGAGGATGTAGAGCGCCACCGACTACGAAAAGAGACGGTGGCGTCGTTCGTCGCTCGTGCAGCAGAACAGACCGAAACCCACGACGGAACGGCGTTCGGCGAGACTGCACAGGAGAACGTGGTTTCCGGTATCTGGTCGGTTTGTCGGAGCATCCCCGACGATCCCCCCGAAGTGCGGGCAGTCGCAAGCGACCGCGACACCGCGAGTTCACTGCTCGAAGCGATGCGCGAAACCGATATTCTCGCCCCGCCGACGGACTGTCTCGCTCCGATCACCGAGACGCTGGTTGAGGAAGGACTCCGAAAGGAGTTCAACGCGGATTTCTACGCCTCGACGACGCGCGACGCGGAAGTCCACGGTGGAGATCCGTTCATCGTGGAAGCTGGAATCGCGTACGGCGGCGAGATCAAAAGCGAGGGCCGAATCGATGTACTCCGGTTCGCCAATCGGGTTCCGCTCGTCTACCAACGGGGCGCGTGTGCCACCTCGGATGTGATTCAGGACATCAACTGGCGCAACTACGAGTTGGACCAGCCCGGCGGTAGCGGAACACCGAACGGCCCGGCTGTGGTGATGATACACGTCGCTTCCACGAACGTCCCGTTTACCAGCGAATCCAAAGACGCCATCGCGAACGTTCCAGAGATCGAACGCGAGATCGAACTGGCGCTCCGATCGGCGGCACGGGAACTCAAGCGGTATCTCAAAAAGCGCCGAACGCTCGAACAGCGCCAGCGCAAACGGAACGTGATCGCCGACATCTTGCCGACGATGGCCGACAAACTCGCTGATATGACCGAACGCGAATCACTCGCCATTGAGGATTCACTCGCCCGCATCATGAACAACGTCCTCGTCGAGCGGACGGTCGAAAACGACGGCGTTCGACTCGTCGTCACGAACCACTCCGATAGCGTCGCTGAATTGGCGTTGACGGACATCGTGAGCGTCGATCCCGGCGATATCGAGAACGCGACAGTCGTCGAGATGGATGGCGAGTGGTTCGTCAAATGGGATCCCAGCGTCCGAAGTGGTGAACAAGCCGCCATCGAGTACGACGTGAACGGAAACGCATCGTTCGACATCTCTGTCGAAGGAATCGAACCTGAAAAGCTCTCCATCAACGCCTAA
- a CDS encoding DNA topoisomerase IV subunit A — MSTNTEIDADARDRLLDLAAEFYDQFAGGEVPSMQIPTRTKSNIEYDDDKDVWVYGDRHSTRSANTVTGAKKLLKAIYVIDFLAQQLDEDRSSTLRELYYLSESWDHETAQFSSQDESNQLIEDLEIVSDVTREDFHMRPEESGATLMGPLHLREQTRRGERDIHCQEDVGEGGYQIPNNPDTIEFLDNDADFILCVETGGMRDRLVENGFDEEHNTIIVHLKGQPARATRRITRRLHDELDLPVVVFTDGDPWSYRIFASVAYGSIKSAHLSEYLATPNARFIGIQPTDIVEYDLPTDPLSDSDVNALENELEDPRFQSEYWVEQIERQLDINKKAEQQALASRGLDFVTETYLPTRLGEMDVL, encoded by the coding sequence ATGAGCACCAACACCGAAATAGATGCCGACGCCCGCGATCGCCTTCTCGATCTCGCGGCGGAGTTTTACGATCAGTTTGCCGGGGGAGAGGTCCCCTCGATGCAGATTCCAACCCGTACGAAATCGAACATCGAGTACGATGACGACAAGGACGTGTGGGTGTACGGTGACCGACATTCCACGCGTTCGGCCAACACGGTTACGGGCGCGAAAAAGCTCCTCAAAGCGATCTACGTCATCGATTTCCTCGCCCAACAGCTGGACGAGGACCGATCGTCGACCCTTCGTGAGTTGTACTACCTAAGCGAGTCCTGGGACCACGAGACGGCACAGTTTTCCAGTCAAGACGAGTCCAATCAGCTCATCGAGGATCTCGAGATCGTCTCTGATGTCACTCGAGAGGATTTCCACATGCGCCCGGAGGAGTCGGGCGCGACGCTGATGGGACCGCTTCATCTCCGCGAGCAGACCCGCCGCGGTGAGCGCGACATCCACTGTCAGGAGGACGTCGGCGAAGGCGGATATCAGATCCCCAACAATCCTGACACGATCGAGTTTCTCGACAACGACGCGGATTTCATCCTCTGCGTCGAGACTGGTGGGATGCGCGATCGACTCGTCGAAAACGGGTTCGACGAGGAGCACAACACGATCATCGTTCATCTCAAGGGTCAGCCAGCCCGGGCAACGCGCCGAATCACCCGTCGCCTCCACGACGAGTTGGATCTCCCGGTGGTGGTGTTCACTGACGGCGACCCGTGGTCGTATCGCATCTTTGCCTCCGTCGCGTACGGGAGTATCAAAAGCGCCCATCTCTCAGAGTATCTGGCGACCCCCAACGCGCGGTTCATCGGCATTCAACCCACCGACATCGTCGAGTACGATCTTCCGACGGATCCGCTGTCGGATTCGGACGTGAACGCGCTGGAAAACGAACTCGAAGATCCACGCTTCCAATCCGAGTACTGGGTCGAGCAGATCGAGCGCCAACTCGACATCAACAAGAAGGCCGAACAGCAGGCATTGGCCTCTCGCGGACTCGATTTCGTTACTGAAACCTACCTTCCGACGCGACTCGGAGAGATGGACGTATTGTAA
- a CDS encoding AIR synthase family protein: MVGKVPPETLEQLVFTRLGGSDPAVVQGPAYGEDTAALRVDKAGDEELLVVNSDPISLAIDRVGTLGVTVACNDIAASGGTPRWLTNVCILPDDGDRELDRITRQIDDAAATMGVQVIGGHAEYSTELSRPLLSMTCLGTTDRYVSSSGASAGDVILMAGSAGIEGTAILASDFREELDGQVENDVLTAATAYYDELSVLESASALASYATAMHDPTEGGVLTGLIEMATSSSATFAVERSTIPVRSETEALCDALGVDPLRIFGSGALLATVPGSERDAALEALEASDVTGAVIGRVDAPEEPGVVLDGEPIATPVEDDLYELWE; this comes from the coding sequence ATGGTCGGGAAAGTTCCACCCGAGACGTTAGAACAGTTGGTGTTCACGCGGCTCGGAGGCTCGGATCCGGCGGTGGTGCAGGGGCCAGCGTACGGTGAGGACACCGCGGCGCTTCGCGTGGATAAGGCGGGAGATGAGGAGCTGCTGGTCGTCAACTCGGATCCGATCTCGCTGGCCATCGATCGCGTCGGAACCCTTGGGGTGACGGTCGCGTGCAACGACATCGCTGCTTCGGGAGGGACACCGCGGTGGCTGACGAACGTGTGTATTCTTCCCGACGACGGCGACCGGGAGCTGGATCGGATCACCCGCCAGATCGACGACGCCGCGGCGACGATGGGTGTACAGGTGATCGGTGGCCATGCGGAGTACTCCACGGAGCTGTCCCGGCCATTACTGTCGATGACGTGTCTCGGGACGACGGATCGCTACGTCTCCTCCTCGGGAGCCAGTGCTGGGGACGTGATCCTCATGGCCGGGAGCGCTGGCATCGAGGGCACTGCCATCCTCGCCTCGGATTTCCGCGAGGAACTCGATGGGCAGGTCGAGAACGACGTGCTCACCGCTGCGACGGCGTACTACGACGAGCTGTCCGTTTTAGAGAGCGCATCGGCACTGGCTTCCTACGCGACGGCCATGCACGACCCGACCGAAGGTGGCGTGCTCACCGGACTCATCGAGATGGCTACCTCCTCATCGGCCACGTTCGCGGTCGAGCGATCGACGATCCCCGTTCGCTCGGAGACCGAAGCGCTCTGTGACGCGTTAGGCGTCGATCCGCTCCGTATCTTCGGCTCGGGGGCGCTGTTGGCGACGGTTCCCGGTTCAGAACGGGACGCAGCGCTCGAAGCACTGGAAGCGAGCGACGTTACAGGCGCCGTCATCGGTCGCGTCGACGCCCCGGAGGAGCCGGGGGTCGTCCTCGACGGCGAACCGATCGCCACGCCCGTTGAAGACGATCTGTACGAACTCTGGGAGTGA
- a CDS encoding carboxymuconolactone decarboxylase family protein produces the protein MVSDNTRNEIEQYLGQVPSWMRALAEPASDHSWGVVRDLEFGDTELTQREKELVGLGAATAMNCPYCIHFHTEGAKMEDVTEEELREATNVAANVQYFSSILHGAEVDYEEFVDETTEIVDHIETQRTAVGDD, from the coding sequence ATGGTTTCAGACAATACCCGGAACGAAATCGAGCAGTACCTCGGTCAGGTACCGAGCTGGATGAGGGCGCTCGCAGAGCCCGCTAGCGATCACAGTTGGGGTGTCGTTCGTGATCTGGAGTTTGGAGATACGGAGCTCACCCAGCGCGAGAAAGAACTCGTCGGACTCGGAGCAGCGACCGCGATGAACTGCCCGTACTGCATCCACTTCCATACAGAAGGAGCGAAGATGGAAGACGTCACAGAAGAAGAGCTAAGAGAAGCGACGAACGTCGCTGCCAACGTACAGTATTTCTCGTCGATACTCCACGGGGCGGAAGTCGACTACGAGGAATTCGTCGACGAAACGACGGAGATCGTCGATCACATCGAAACTCAGCGAACAGCAGTAGGCGACGACTGA
- a CDS encoding HIT family protein yields MGRRWTAMSDDCIFCSIVAGELPSHTVYETEETLAFLDANPLAPGHVLVIPKAHHERLDELPEELASTVLETLYQLVSPVETAVEADGTTVAFNNGSAAGQEVPHVHGHIIPRFESDDGGPIHAVAGSPPNLSDDELETIADTIADRT; encoded by the coding sequence GTGGGCAGGAGATGGACAGCTATGAGCGATGACTGTATCTTTTGTTCCATTGTAGCCGGTGAACTTCCCAGCCACACCGTGTACGAGACCGAAGAAACGCTCGCGTTCCTAGATGCGAACCCGCTGGCTCCCGGTCACGTGCTCGTGATTCCCAAAGCACACCACGAGCGGTTGGACGAACTCCCCGAGGAACTGGCAAGTACAGTACTCGAAACGCTGTATCAGCTGGTGTCGCCGGTCGAAACGGCGGTCGAGGCGGATGGGACGACCGTCGCGTTCAACAACGGATCGGCCGCGGGCCAGGAGGTACCACACGTCCACGGTCACATCATCCCTCGCTTCGAATCGGATGACGGAGGGCCGATTCACGCGGTCGCCGGCTCGCCACCGAACCTGAGTGACGACGAACTCGAAACGATCGCGGATACCATCGCAGACCGAACGTAA
- a CDS encoding universal stress protein: MYEYLLTVDGNESRARTQAETVVDQPTNATDIHATLLHVTTDEDPTPLEEMSAITLAQNILEDAGIETDLTRIEGDPTTVILETAEEIDAKRICIAGRKRTPTGKAVFGSVTQGVILSTTRPVLVCHTEQQ; encoded by the coding sequence ATGTACGAATATTTACTCACAGTCGATGGGAACGAATCGCGCGCACGAACTCAGGCAGAGACCGTCGTCGACCAACCGACGAACGCCACGGACATCCACGCAACGCTCCTCCACGTAACCACCGACGAGGACCCGACGCCGCTCGAAGAGATGTCTGCCATCACGCTGGCCCAAAACATCCTTGAGGACGCCGGCATCGAGACCGATCTCACGCGCATCGAGGGAGACCCGACGACGGTGATCCTCGAAACGGCAGAGGAAATCGACGCAAAGCGAATCTGTATCGCGGGACGGAAACGAACACCCACCGGAAAAGCAGTCTTCGGCAGCGTCACACAAGGGGTTATTCTCAGTACCACCCGCCCGGTACTGGTCTGTCACACGGAACAACAGTAG
- a CDS encoding SDR family oxidoreductase translates to MHAAAGTTLTNERVVVIDGYSSVGLATARAIADQGGEALITGRPDDPLRGTSSQEADTEPESAPLDRARIDERELESTNEAAVETFLGTTQFDHLVCAGSVRPTGGVTETDTETFRAMLDSVFWRSYYAAKHGVEQLGDDGSVTFVTGTTAQRPAVQFSAAGIANAALETLMKYLAVETGPVRVNAVSPGRVDTIGLADDTRQTVARALPAHRIGEPEDVADAVLFAVLNPHTTGTVIRVDGGDLLV, encoded by the coding sequence ATGCACGCCGCAGCCGGGACCACATTGACGAATGAACGTGTCGTTGTCATCGATGGCTACTCGAGCGTCGGTCTCGCAACGGCGCGAGCCATCGCTGATCAGGGGGGTGAGGCGCTCATTACGGGCCGTCCAGACGACCCACTCAGGGGGACGTCCTCACAGGAGGCAGACACCGAACCGGAATCGGCTCCACTGGACCGCGCACGGATCGACGAACGAGAACTCGAAAGCACGAACGAGGCGGCGGTCGAAACGTTTCTCGGTACAACCCAATTCGATCACCTCGTGTGTGCTGGTAGCGTCAGACCCACAGGCGGTGTCACGGAGACCGACACCGAAACGTTCCGTGCGATGCTCGACTCGGTGTTTTGGCGGTCGTACTACGCCGCCAAACACGGGGTAGAACAGCTCGGCGATGACGGCTCCGTGACGTTCGTCACCGGGACCACGGCACAACGACCGGCAGTACAGTTTTCCGCCGCCGGCATCGCGAACGCGGCGCTCGAAACGCTGATGAAGTATCTCGCCGTCGAAACCGGTCCAGTCCGTGTCAACGCTGTTAGCCCCGGTCGGGTCGATACGATCGGTCTCGCCGACGATACTCGCCAAACCGTGGCCCGCGCGCTTCCTGCCCATCGAATCGGAGAACCCGAAGACGTCGCCGACGCGGTCCTGTTCGCTGTACTGAATCCTCACACGACGGGCACCGTGATCCGCGTCGATGGAGGTGATCTCCTCGTCTGA
- a CDS encoding uracil-DNA glycosylase codes for MAEFPDSDQQNRLAETCTRCSALTASRERISWGVGPRDADLVVIGEAPGAGTPEADRWKGGNWTGMAYTARHSGRKIREMMTAIGYADAYYTNAVKCFPSDGAGSNREPTAEERANCRPYLRQEIEQIAPSCVIATGKHATQSLLAVEGRTIDGFLDSVLEPIGCPTLGRPVLPLLHPSYQSVWLSRLGYTHESYLDAVREAIESITER; via the coding sequence ATGGCCGAGTTTCCCGACTCCGACCAGCAGAACCGGCTCGCAGAGACGTGTACGCGGTGCTCGGCGCTGACCGCATCGCGCGAACGTATCTCGTGGGGCGTCGGTCCACGAGACGCTGATCTCGTGGTGATCGGCGAAGCACCGGGCGCAGGAACACCGGAGGCCGACCGCTGGAAAGGCGGTAATTGGACTGGAATGGCGTACACAGCCCGCCATTCCGGGCGAAAGATCCGCGAGATGATGACCGCAATCGGCTATGCTGACGCGTATTATACGAACGCCGTCAAATGTTTTCCAAGCGACGGGGCGGGATCGAACCGCGAACCGACCGCCGAGGAACGCGCGAACTGTCGGCCGTATCTCCGCCAAGAGATCGAACAGATCGCCCCAAGCTGTGTCATTGCAACCGGAAAACACGCGACACAGTCGTTGCTTGCCGTGGAAGGACGAACGATCGATGGCTTTCTCGACTCGGTTCTCGAACCGATCGGCTGTCCGACACTGGGTCGGCCTGTGCTCCCGCTACTCCATCCGTCTTATCAGTCCGTGTGGCTCTCGCGGCTCGGATACACCCACGAGTCGTATCTCGACGCCGTTCGGGAGGCGATCGAATCGATCACAGAACGGTGA
- a CDS encoding class I SAM-dependent methyltransferase, producing the protein MSRREVRRTYDRIAEHFAQTRAHAWSDVERFIETETERSAGSLALDLGCGNGRHAELLVPHVDTVVCADLSRSILETARNRTGDRTIELIQTDAADLPLRSGSVDLAVYIAALHHLPTRTLRLRSLDELARVLTPSGRALVSVWSTTHPTFEATMGFDTTVDWTLPNGETVDRFYHIYDPEEFERDVRDSAGNVQELFTSNGNCYAVLGAAED; encoded by the coding sequence ATGAGCCGTCGGGAGGTACGCCGAACGTACGACCGTATTGCGGAGCATTTCGCCCAGACCCGTGCCCACGCGTGGTCCGACGTCGAGCGGTTCATCGAGACGGAGACCGAGAGATCCGCTGGCTCGCTCGCGCTCGATCTCGGTTGTGGCAACGGCCGACACGCCGAGCTACTGGTCCCACATGTCGATACCGTTGTCTGTGCTGATCTGAGTCGATCGATCCTCGAGACGGCTCGAAACCGAACTGGTGACCGAACCATCGAGCTGATACAAACCGACGCTGCCGACCTTCCGCTTCGTTCGGGGAGCGTCGATCTCGCGGTGTACATCGCGGCGCTCCACCACCTTCCGACGCGCACCCTGCGGCTCCGGAGCCTCGACGAACTCGCCCGCGTGCTCACGCCGTCGGGACGAGCGCTGGTGAGCGTCTGGAGCACCACCCATCCCACGTTCGAGGCGACCATGGGCTTCGATACGACGGTCGATTGGACGCTCCCCAACGGTGAGACTGTCGATCGGTTCTACCACATCTACGACCCAGAGGAGTTCGAACGAGACGTCCGTGACAGCGCTGGCAACGTACAGGAACTGTTCACCAGCAACGGAAACTGCTATGCGGTCCTCGGTGCTGCCGAAGACTGA
- a CDS encoding zinc ribbon domain-containing protein, which translates to MVNDDRTEIATTDELETDVATDDEKAIAGPNEVYCMDCGQTIKEAAEICPHCGIKQNKLETGDRADSDSTMTARRQYELESIAGKSTLLGALLGLLAPPVGYVYVGKWGWALVNFLTLNYFLLGFILVPLHILRIISDAKGELRIAGIGSY; encoded by the coding sequence ATGGTAAACGACGATCGAACGGAGATAGCCACTACGGACGAGTTAGAGACGGACGTAGCAACTGATGACGAGAAAGCGATAGCAGGTCCAAACGAGGTGTACTGTATGGACTGTGGGCAGACAATCAAAGAAGCGGCCGAAATATGCCCACACTGCGGTATCAAACAGAACAAACTCGAGACCGGTGATCGCGCTGACAGCGACAGTACCATGACCGCTCGGCGGCAGTACGAACTCGAAAGCATCGCCGGTAAGAGTACGCTCTTGGGAGCGCTCCTCGGTCTGCTTGCCCCCCCAGTGGGGTACGTGTACGTCGGTAAGTGGGGATGGGCACTCGTCAACTTCCTCACCCTCAACTACTTTCTGTTGGGATTCATACTCGTTCCCTTGCACATTTTGAGGATCATTTCGGACGCCAAAGGCGAACTTCGGATTGCTGGCATTGGAAGCTACTGA